tatacagtaatttaataatattattgtaaatataaataattttaaaatatttaaatttttttgaatttaattatattaaaaataaaaatactagaacaacaaaaagaatattagatttattattttagttagacactaaaactaacttgtactaaaaataaaattttattctaatttgataataaaattaattttaaacgaATTTGacacttaataataaatttaaaaatcaatttaaatttaaaattactattttaatctTTCGACTACCATATTTGAAGAAATGATACTagttaattttcataaaactcaaaagagttttatgaaataaaaaaaatacagaaaCCAATACACATTAAACCAAACCACAAGTATTTaactctattttttatttagtataaaagttaatattttttttaattttcattgtCTTTTTAAATCCGATTTCATTTTTGACTTGCCTCCTAATGATTTGGTCCACAGCTGAGGGATCGAGCTATTCGATCTAATCATGGGTGGTAACTATTATACATCCATGTGAGCAGCAGACATGAAATTCCCCCatcaaaatcagaaaataacccgataaattaattaagcaataaaataaaaagctataataaaaaagaaaatatttcacaAACATTTTGTATCGAGTTGCACTCTCAAATGCCGAAcatatattattgtttatcCAATGCCATTCAGAAATCCCGAAAGCTCATTTTAGGATCCCCTCTTCTTCCAGAACTCCGCCCTCTACCCCTACCTCTCCCTGCACCTCTTCCCCTTCTTCCTGCTCCCAACCGTTTGAAAAATGATTTGCCATGCTTCACCTCTACAAGAGAATGAAGCAGATCATCACATAGAATGCAACCGATATGCAAGGTAGCTCCATCCTCCAAGGGTGTTGTATTCTTGTTGAAATCCACTTCAATGATTGTCGAGTCACATTCAGGGCATCGCTCACGCGTAGTGGCTATACGATGGGCACCTTGAGGGAGCAAGACAAGGCAATTACACATATTGCAATAAAGTCTCCACTTGGGAGCACTTACTGGGTCCAAAACAAGTGTTCCACTGCATTCTGGGCAAGCGCAAACTCCTTGGGCTATCAGAGAATGTCGGCATGTTGGATGTGGGCAAAGGAAGCACGGCATGCCTGCTCCCTTCCCCAGCTTCCCAAAATTACCATTCTTACTGGCACCGAATAGTGTATCTACGCCTTCAAAAGGAGGGTTATTGTAGCAGTATGGGCAGAGAGGGAATGTCTTGCCTTCTGGCCCAGCCATGGAGAATATCAACAGCTCAAAGTTATCCAAAGGGCATGTTAATTCCTTGTATAGCTGCAAAACTcgttgattaaaattttattttcaaaaagttTCACTCATTTGGCAAGTTATGCCTTTTCCAAACATTACCATTGCGTGCAATAGATACAAATCCAAGAAGATCAAATAGTTCAGCTGAAAGAAGCCCGTACCTTGATTGTGCCCTTCTGGGGAAGGTAATAAACCTCTTCACATGTACCACAATACAGACGGGGTGGCTGAGTTGAAATGTACTTCATGTACCTCAGGCATTTACCACATTTACTAAGAGCACGTCCAGAGTCAACAAGTTGAGAGAACTGTGCTTCAAATAATGCATCCATGTTGTCAATCTACATCACAGAAAAGAAAGCAGGCTGGTCAGTACAAAGGAAAAGTAACTGCTACATTTTCAATCATCTAAACTTTCCTGAAATGGTAGAAGTCAAACTGTAAAGGCACAATTAAAGCAGAAAAAATGCCTTGCAAAATATGCAAAGAGAACTAGATGTCTTCATTTACAGCCAAATGGATATTTAGAATTCTTCAAAACCACAGAACTATAAGGTACCCAAAGCcttgtttttctcttcttttttctttttcctgatAATGACTTTCGTTTAGTATGCAAATTTTGAATAAGCATTTGAATGTCAATTTTATCAGAAGATGACTGCACAAACATATCAACAAAGTTATAGACCCTCAGGAAATTATCAACAAAGTTATAGACCCCCAGGAAATTAACCAAACTAccttaatcaaataaaatcacaTGCCCATGCTATTTAACTTCAATTATCCATGTGCTACCGTGATATATTGGTGATAATTCAGGGCACTAGACTCCACTccaatttcaatttagttaGAGAAAGCTACATTGTAGCGTTCTGATGTATCTCACTTTATTGCATATTGTAATGTTGCATGAAAATAAACGAATAGAAATAGCAAGCTCCATGGGTTTACACATGTCAATATGCTATGTGAACAACCATTATacgtatttttcttttaattatcttagTGCCATAAAACAGAAGCCAAAGTCTAGTTACAAATTAGGAAAATAACCAGAGTACAAATATAATGAAACAACTAAACGACCAACTGTAAGTTTGGACCACATAACCAAAGTCTAGTTTCACCATATGTATATTGTTACATGGAGATTTTgaacaaatttaatattttagattaaatGCTCTAATGTGGTATTAAATGATCAATGTTGTTGCTTtatcttgtttttctttattgatcATTGTTACCTGAGGTCCCATGTAACTCCAGTTTCTTGGACTAAACTCAGTTATATTGACGATCAAGCAATCCATGTTCATTAAACATTTTATCTAATATAATAGCTGATGGACATCTTCATCCACTAACATGAGATTTTGGGTTGGCTGCTTTTACAAAGACCAAATGCAACAAAGCTAATCCAATGCATATAAGGAGCCATCTGAGTAAAGTACAAGACACCGGAAATTACAAGATAAAATAACTCAAGAAAACACAGTGTAAACCTGATCCCTGCCGAGTCTAACCTGCTTAACAAAGTAAGTGAATTTTTGCTTGAACTGTTGTAGCACATGCTGCACAACTCGAGAATGATCTGCCTGGCCCTTGGCAACAAGTGTGATCTGTTGCTCAATAAAGCTACGAATATCAGGTAAACAGAGATCCGGATCAATACATTGATAGCCTCTTATCAGAGTGATACCTAAGATGGTAGGAGCCAACCTCCTGCCAGCTTGTACCTGCAACTTGAAAGGTAAGATGATCCAAATTTgagaaacaagaaataaatggAAAAGATTTGTACAAATAATAACAAAGAATACTTCCAtctatactttttaatttttacagaAATGCTGTAAACTGCTAGATATAAATACAAATGTGTGTGTATCTTCCTCATTTATTTTGCCAGTTATTCTTTCTgtagagaaaaggaaaataggaagaaaaaagaaagggcaAAAGAAAAGGCAGAAATGTTATGAGTATAAACAACTTGATGGAAACAACAATGTACCTGCACATAGTTACGTTCGCATATGTTGTTAATATGTACGGGTATTGATGCATCTGTACCAATTCCATTCTTCTCCATCAAGGAAATCAGCTCACTCTCAGTGAGATAATCTGGGGGAGTGGTTTTGCCCTATGTTGTTTAAGAACACATCAACCATCACTCAAATACAAAGTATCACATTACACAAAAAAGCgactaaattttttagttaaccTGTTTCAGTAACATCTTACTAATCATACATGGAACATGTAACATTAACCATCCTTTTCCTTGTCTTCTTCCTTTATTAAAGAGATCAAGAATGCATTTGATGCAGGTTAAAAAATTGAGGTGAGAAGTTAAAGAAGTCATATTTAAGGGGGTAAGAGATTGAAATAGATGATCACAGAACTAATAATAGTCTTTTTGATTTGTATTTGTATATGAGGTGAAAATAACAGTGAACATACATCCATAGAAAGAATGTTGGAAATATAAGTGCATAGTTTTAGAGCGGTTACTTTTCAACATTTTGTATCAAGTAACATATGACAGATAAGGAAATTTCCTCCAAAACATTTCCTATTCTTCTCCCTCAACAACATTTTGTCTCTtgtaacatatatattaaattcacACTTGAGGGATAAGGACATCTGAGATTAAGTGAATTATTAAGAAGATGGACAGGATGAGAATATACGCTGCTAACAGAATTCATAATGGAAGTGTAATAAAGAGATGAAGAGTATTGTGGTTGACTAAACTATTTAACACGATTTTGAGTTCAATGAATGAGCTCAAACAATATAATGTTGTATGAAGCATAGAGTAAAGTAATGAATATAGGTTAAGAGGACTACTATCTGTCAAATTAATTTGGCCTTTTGCCAGGAAGATTACTTTGAAGGCCATTTTTCATATAAGAGGGTTATGGAGTCCATAATTTTCTCTAAGTTGCTATACAAAAACATCTTTTGTCTACAAGCCTGTCTGCCAAGTATCTGGAGAAAAAGGAGAGATTGACCTAGAAAAGGCATATGATATAGTTGATAAAGGACAGGTTAAACAGCCTATTGAAGCCTTTGTGGCGGGAAAATCGAAACTAACTGATGTGTTATAGGAGTTAAGTCTCTAGGAATTTAGGGTAAGGAAACTGAAGTACTTACTGAATTATAACTGACTAGAGTGAGAAACGAGAAGTTGATGGCTGTTAGTTACCAGTAAACCATGTAGCAAGCAGCTTTTGGAAGTATGGGAGAAGAACAAGCTGTGGCAAGAGAGACAGTAAGCATCAACCACCAAGCAGCCCTTTCCAACCATATGATTACTATATTGGATTTGAATCAGATTTAGGACCAATCAATCTGGATCTGCCCTATATCAAAGAGGCATATATTGGGGTAAAGTTCAAGCAGGAGCATTTGTGATGCTTTGGCCTTATTCACTGTAAGATTGGCAGATGTACCAGCAGCACATCCAACTTACAAGGTGAAGAAGAGGAGAGTTAAACAAAGTACAAGATAGGGTGGAATGATCAAGAAAGATTTAGCATTTCTAGTCCTTGCTGACTACATAACTCATAAGTCGAGTAGAGAAAAGGCAAATGATTCGTTTGATTTGGTTCAGGTAGATGGTTATCCAAGTTAGGAGTaacatttgataaaattttcagAAGTTTACAAAGATGATTAAAACATTGTAATCCAAATAGTACCTCCAATAGCTCCATCCTCAAAACTTCTATTTTCTCCCCTTTCACAAGCTGAGGAAGATTTTTCTCAGTTACTGCCAACCATGGCATAATAGATGTAAACCCTTCTACTATAACATGCTGCCCTATACAATGGAAGAACTCTCCACCGACAGAAAATTCCACCTTTGTCCTGAAATGTATTCAAAGTATCAAATCATAAAACGAATTAGCAACAATGACCATTCAATCATTAAACTAATAGAAATCAATATTAGACTTGCTTATTGATTTTATGATAAAACGTTCAACAGATGTTTATGTGGTTGATTATTTGACATCACTTAttgattatttgataaaatctaTAACCGCCTTTAGTGTTGCGTCAACTTCTAAGACCACAGGCAACATAaaaacttcaaggttttgagAAAACGAAACAAAGGAAAGACATAAATCATATAGGTTTTGAAATTGGCAGAAATTGAAGTTTGGAGATTAGTCTGTCCCACATCATTTTGACACGAGTACATGTTTGCAAACACCATATCCTCCCCTACACCTATTAAACGAGTGAAAGGAAAAATTATGGAGGATAACATATCTTTCTAAACCAATTAAAGCAGAAAGATGCATAGCATAAAAAGAAAGTCAGGAAAAATGAGAAGTGAAGTGCCACCTTTCAAATAATCAATACCAAAGGATCTTAGTTAAATTACTCAGACTCCTTGAATATTTGAATGACAAATGAGCATTAACCTTGCAACAACTAGTGCTAATCAAATTGTAGTGCTTCCAACCCTAAGACAAGAGAAAGAGCTAGGTAAACACATTACCTGGGATGGCGCCGGGGAACAGTTAGCAAGGAAGAAACCATCCAAAGGTGAGCATCCCTCTCTCCACTTAACAatctcttcttcctttttctagTCACTTTTTAAGTTTCCATGTATTGTGATTTATTCAATTTCCCTTCCCTTCTCTCTATCCACTCTTCCTGTCTCCTAACTCTTTGTTTCTTATTTCCAtcactttttactttttcaactagaaatatgatatattaagGAGAAAATAAAGGCAATTACCATGTGGAGGACAAGGAATCATCCTAGCTGACCAACACAAGCACAAAACTATATTTTCATACAAGGATCAAAATTTGGGCAATCTAATGCTGTGGAAAACTGAGTCTGGGTAATACATGATTATCCCAAGCGTCCTTAAGAAGAAAACAAGGAACAAATACACAACAAGAGTTGTGcgaatttcataatattattgataatgaGGCCCCGGCCATAGCCCTAGTACAAGGTATTTGTAGGAATTCTGAATAATCAAAATCAACAACCGAACAACAGTAAAGGAAACAATCataagaaattattctaataataaatttattccTAAATAATAATGGTAACCAAACCAAAGACTGCGTATATTCTAGTGTTAGACTCTCCTTTTGCTGTGATTTACCTTCCTTTTGTCTTGCTGCTCCATGAAGCTTAAGGATACTTGTTTCACATCACAATCCTTTAAGggctatttttttctttcccttctttTAGCAAAGACTATGTTTCAGTTGTACACGTTTAATTGACTGTTTCAGTCAATTGCATTACGTATAATTAGATAGATgttataaaaacttaaataatcTGCATAAAGTTTGAACTTATAAACATTAACAACAGCAAAATATTCCCTTCTGAGCTAATAGGCTAAATAAGttattaacaattttttttggttaaaggttataaattttactagtataaattattatttacatacTAAAACAGATGTGTTCCCTCATGAGGACAGCTTCAACCTGGATGTTGTGGCTTGTGCCCAGGCTCCAATGGCCCTTGGCATCTAATTGCCTTGCACAAAAAACAGCATACCGTACAAAAaacaatagaagaaaataacggCAGAAGCTAgcattaagagaaaaaaaactaaaagtagAATGATGTTTAATTTGTCATAGGGTGGTATTTGACCACATTAGAACCCCAACACTGGCCTAGGTCATTAAGCATAGACTATATATCCAAGGATAGAACATCAGGAATTTACCTGACATACTTGCAGTCGGGAGACACGGACCCTATAAAATGTTGACAGACATACTGGTATAGTCTCCAAGCATCTTTGCCTAGCATATCCTCAGTTGCTAAACGAATTGGAGTTATAGGAGGATGGTCACCTGCATCTGTTCCCAACCGAGGCTTATGGTAACCTTCAACAAGCAGCCTCCGGACAGAGTCACCCCATATGGAATTGTTCAATAGTGTACTAAGTATGCTTTTGAAGTCAAATGAAGAAGGGTAGGCTGTGCTTTCTGTACGCGGATAGCTGAAAAGGCAGCATAAAACAATTATTATAGGTTGTTAGATTTTGCAAGGAAACGAGAGGAGAGTAAAGATTGAAATATTGAACTGCTGCAGCAGATAACAACATGCAGACTTCACCAATTACAATCAGATAGTGGCACATGGTCATAACACTTACTAAGATTTCTTTCAAAAGGAGGGTAAatttaaacaagaaaatatgaatagaaaataacagttgtgttttttttaatgtgtagaagcaaaagaagaaaaaaaacaaagaagggGAACAGCAGGTGGCGGCCAGTGGTGGACAGTAAGCATCAAagcccaaaaagaaaagacagaTCCGAAAAATCGAAGCATCaaatacacaaaaaaaaatatatatatatatattttaccaAACACTAAATAACACACTCATGCATTTAATTTAACATGTATGAAAGGGTGTCACCAAAAGCAGCAAAAATTGCTTGAATTTAAGCAGGACCTGTACTTAGGAAAAGAAtgtctttttctctctcactTCTCCTTTAGTAGAAGATGGTAACTTCAAGCT
The Ricinus communis isolate WT05 ecotype wild-type chromosome 1, ASM1957865v1, whole genome shotgun sequence DNA segment above includes these coding regions:
- the LOC8270329 gene encoding DNA topoisomerase 3-beta isoform X3, with protein sequence MDNLVQPNRDEALAVDARQEIDLKVGVAFTRFQTSFFQGKYGNLDSRVISYGPCQTPTLGFCVQRYLQIATFKPEKFWSLRPHLIIDGYQLQLEWERHRLFDLDVALMFQKQVLQDGILEVIDISQKQETKGRPSGLNTVNLLKVASSALGFGPQMAMQLAERLYTQGFISYPRTESTAYPSSFDFKSILSTLLNNSIWGDSVRRLLVEGYHKPRLGTDAGDHPPITPIRLATEDMLGKDAWRLYQYVCQHFIGSVSPDCKYVRTKVEFSVGGEFFHCIGQHVIVEGFTSIMPWLAVTEKNLPQLVKGEKIEVLRMELLEGKTTPPDYLTESELISLMEKNGIGTDASIPVHINNICERNYVQVQAGRRLAPTILGITLIRGYQCIDPDLCLPDIRSFIEQQITLVAKGQADHSRVVQHVLQQFKQKFTYFVKQIDNMDALFEAQFSQLVDSGRALSKCGKCLRYMKYISTQPPRLYCGTCEEVYYLPQKGTIKLYKELTCPLDNFELLIFSMAGPEGKTFPLCPYCYNNPPFEGVDTLFGASKNGNFGKLGKGAGMPCFLCPHPTCRHSLIAQGVCACPECSGTLVLDPVSAPKWRLYCNMCNCLVLLPQGAHRIATTRERCPECDSTIIEVDFNKNTTPLEDGATLHIGCILCDDLLHSLVEVKHGKSFFKRLGAGRRGRGAGRGRGRGRSSGRRGDPKMSFRDF
- the LOC8270329 gene encoding DNA topoisomerase 3-beta isoform X1, coding for MAPPVVLMVAEKPSIALSIASALSHGQMSSKKGGTEVHEFDGMFLGFQAHYKVTSVIGHIFSVDFPQKYQDWTANDPMDLFQAPIVKAESNPKVHIRRHLSQEARGCGHLVLWLDCDREGENICFEVIECTGFHLNDSRRRVYRARFSSVAEKDILKAMDNLVQPNRDEALAVDARQEIDLKVGVAFTRFQTSFFQGKYGNLDSRVISYGPCQTPTLGFCVQRYLQIATFKPEKFWSLRPHLIIDGYQLQLEWERHRLFDLDVALMFQKQVLQDGILEVIDISQKQETKGRPSGLNTVNLLKVASSALGFGPQMAMQLAERLYTQGFISYPRTESTAYPSSFDFKSILSTLLNNSIWGDSVRRLLVEGYHKPRLGTDAGDHPPITPIRLATEDMLGKDAWRLYQYVCQHFIGSVSPDCKYVRTKVEFSVGGEFFHCIGQHVIVEGFTSIMPWLAVTEKNLPQLVKGEKIEVLRMELLEGKTTPPDYLTESELISLMEKNGIGTDASIPVHINNICERNYVQVQAGRRLAPTILGITLIRGYQCIDPDLCLPDIRSFIEQQITLVAKGQADHSRVVQHVLQQFKQKFTYFVKQIDNMDALFEAQFSQLVDSGRALSKCGKCLRYMKYISTQPPRLYCGTCEEVYYLPQKGTIKLYKELTCPLDNFELLIFSMAGPEGKTFPLCPYCYNNPPFEGVDTLFGASKNGNFGKLGKGAGMPCFLCPHPTCRHSLIAQGVCACPECSGTLVLDPVSAPKWRLYCNMCNCLVLLPQGAHRIATTRERCPECDSTIIEVDFNKNTTPLEDGATLHIGCILCDDLLHSLVEVKHGKSFFKRLGAGRRGRGAGRGRGRGRSSGRRGDPKMSFRDF
- the LOC8270329 gene encoding DNA topoisomerase 3-beta isoform X2, whose protein sequence is MDLFQAPIVKAESNPKVHIRRHLSQEARGCGHLVLWLDCDREGENICFEVIECTGFHLNDSRRRVYRARFSSVAEKDILKAMDNLVQPNRDEALAVDARQEIDLKVGVAFTRFQTSFFQGKYGNLDSRVISYGPCQTPTLGFCVQRYLQIATFKPEKFWSLRPHLIIDGYQLQLEWERHRLFDLDVALMFQKQVLQDGILEVIDISQKQETKGRPSGLNTVNLLKVASSALGFGPQMAMQLAERLYTQGFISYPRTESTAYPSSFDFKSILSTLLNNSIWGDSVRRLLVEGYHKPRLGTDAGDHPPITPIRLATEDMLGKDAWRLYQYVCQHFIGSVSPDCKYVRTKVEFSVGGEFFHCIGQHVIVEGFTSIMPWLAVTEKNLPQLVKGEKIEVLRMELLEGKTTPPDYLTESELISLMEKNGIGTDASIPVHINNICERNYVQVQAGRRLAPTILGITLIRGYQCIDPDLCLPDIRSFIEQQITLVAKGQADHSRVVQHVLQQFKQKFTYFVKQIDNMDALFEAQFSQLVDSGRALSKCGKCLRYMKYISTQPPRLYCGTCEEVYYLPQKGTIKLYKELTCPLDNFELLIFSMAGPEGKTFPLCPYCYNNPPFEGVDTLFGASKNGNFGKLGKGAGMPCFLCPHPTCRHSLIAQGVCACPECSGTLVLDPVSAPKWRLYCNMCNCLVLLPQGAHRIATTRERCPECDSTIIEVDFNKNTTPLEDGATLHIGCILCDDLLHSLVEVKHGKSFFKRLGAGRRGRGAGRGRGRGRSSGRRGDPKMSFRDF